From Qingrenia yutianensis, the proteins below share one genomic window:
- the feoB gene encoding ferrous iron transport protein B encodes MGLTSSSTGSSVSSDTAVKRKNAGDLLIALAGNPNVGKSTVFNALTGMNQHTGNWPGKTVTNAQGEFKTKNGTVILADIPGTYSLMAHSQEEEVARNFICFGGVDAVIVVCDATCLERNLNLAIQTMEISKNVIICVNLMDEAKRKNIKIDLQMLKNKLGVPVVGVSARKKKTLSALVKEIENFKKCDGAHKIKYDEKIENAIEILEPVLKKHYKNIINCRWLALRLLDNDSALINEFSKFAEDDILSHTDILSAVKSAEEYLSDNKISRNKLKDMTVSAILSQSEKICKDAVTYKNEKYSDFDRRTDKILTGKVSGYLAMLLLVALVFYLTVSGANYPSRLLSNLLFSFEDKLMGFFKFIKIPQYFCNLLVLGAYRTLAWIVSVMLPPMAIFFPLFTLLEDFGYLPRIAYNLDKPFKKCCACGKQALTMCMGFGCNAAGVVGCRIIDSERERLLAVITNSLVPCNGRFPTLISIITMFFIGTQTKTLTSLTSALFLTALILAGIGFTFLSTFILSKTVLKGVPSSFTLELPPYRKPQIGKVIVRSVFDRTLFVLGRAAAVAAPAGIIIYLAANIIVGDASILKICSDFLDPFARLMGLDGVILIAFILGFPANEIVIPIVIMAYTASGVLSDTGNLTAVKELFVSNGWNMTTAMCTMIFSLFHWPCSTTVLTIKKETQSIKWTVISVLLPTLLGILCCMLVAFVMKFVC; translated from the coding sequence ATGGGTCTTACTTCATCTTCAACGGGAAGCAGTGTATCATCGGACACTGCCGTAAAACGAAAAAACGCGGGTGATTTGCTGATTGCCCTTGCAGGCAACCCGAACGTCGGAAAAAGCACGGTATTTAACGCACTCACCGGTATGAACCAGCACACGGGAAACTGGCCCGGCAAAACCGTCACAAACGCACAGGGCGAATTTAAAACAAAAAACGGCACCGTTATTCTTGCGGATATTCCCGGCACATACTCGCTTATGGCACACTCTCAAGAGGAGGAAGTCGCCCGAAATTTCATCTGTTTCGGCGGTGTTGACGCTGTTATAGTTGTGTGTGACGCGACGTGCCTTGAGCGAAATTTAAACCTTGCTATCCAGACAATGGAAATCTCAAAAAATGTAATCATCTGCGTCAATCTTATGGACGAGGCAAAGCGAAAAAACATAAAAATCGACCTGCAAATGCTGAAAAACAAGCTCGGCGTTCCCGTCGTCGGCGTGTCGGCACGAAAGAAAAAGACGCTTTCCGCGCTTGTCAAAGAAATTGAAAATTTTAAAAAGTGTGACGGCGCACATAAAATAAAATATGATGAGAAAATCGAAAACGCGATAGAAATTTTAGAACCCGTTTTAAAAAAGCATTACAAAAACATAATAAACTGCCGATGGCTCGCGCTCCGTCTGCTCGACAATGACAGCGCGCTGATAAACGAATTTTCAAAATTTGCAGAGGACGATATTTTGTCGCATACCGATATTTTATCGGCGGTAAAATCCGCCGAAGAATACCTTTCGGACAATAAAATATCCCGCAATAAACTGAAAGATATGACCGTTTCGGCAATTCTTTCGCAAAGCGAAAAAATATGCAAGGATGCTGTTACATATAAAAATGAAAAATACTCCGATTTTGACCGCAGAACCGACAAAATTCTAACGGGAAAGGTTTCGGGATACCTTGCAATGCTTTTGCTCGTCGCGCTGGTGTTTTACCTCACCGTCAGCGGTGCAAACTACCCGTCGCGCCTGCTTTCCAACCTTTTGTTTTCGTTTGAAGATAAACTGATGGGCTTTTTTAAGTTTATAAAAATACCGCAGTATTTTTGCAATTTGCTTGTTCTCGGAGCATACCGCACTCTCGCGTGGATTGTTTCGGTAATGCTCCCTCCTATGGCGATATTTTTTCCGCTGTTCACGCTCCTGGAGGATTTCGGGTATCTGCCGAGAATTGCATATAACCTTGACAAACCGTTTAAAAAATGCTGTGCGTGCGGAAAACAGGCACTTACAATGTGTATGGGATTCGGGTGCAATGCGGCAGGCGTTGTCGGGTGCAGAATAATCGACTCGGAACGCGAAAGACTGCTTGCGGTCATAACAAACAGTCTTGTGCCGTGCAACGGACGGTTTCCGACGCTGATTTCGATAATCACAATGTTTTTTATAGGAACGCAGACGAAAACGCTCACGTCGCTTACGTCCGCACTGTTTTTGACGGCGCTGATACTCGCAGGAATAGGTTTTACATTTTTGTCAACGTTTATATTATCAAAAACCGTGTTAAAAGGTGTGCCGTCGTCCTTTACGCTCGAACTTCCGCCGTACCGCAAACCGCAAATCGGCAAAGTGATTGTTCGGTCGGTGTTCGACAGAACGCTCTTTGTTCTCGGGCGTGCAGCCGCGGTTGCCGCACCTGCCGGAATTATAATATATCTTGCGGCAAATATCATCGTCGGCGATGCAAGTATTCTTAAAATATGTTCGGATTTTCTCGACCCGTTTGCGCGTCTTATGGGGCTTGACGGTGTAATTTTAATCGCGTTTATACTCGGATTTCCGGCAAACGAAATTGTAATTCCGATTGTAATTATGGCATACACCGCGTCGGGGGTGCTTTCGGACACGGGCAATCTAACCGCGGTAAAAGAACTTTTTGTATCAAACGGCTGGAATATGACAACCGCAATGTGCACAATGATTTTCTCGCTTTTCCACTGGCCGTGTTCCACCACCGTGCTGACAATAAAAAAGGAAACACAGAGCATAAAATGGACGGTGATTTCCGTTTTGCTCCCCACTCTTTTGGGAATTTTGTGTTGTATGCTGGTTGCTTTTGTAATGAAATTTGTGTGTTAA
- a CDS encoding FeoA family protein encodes MAYSLNDLKVGQSATVDELNSSGSIRRRLLDIGLIGNTKVECIGKSPSGDPKAFLIRGAVIAIRSEDCEGVLIKNIFGEG; translated from the coding sequence ATGGCATATTCATTGAATGATTTAAAAGTCGGACAGTCTGCGACGGTTGACGAATTAAATTCAAGCGGAAGCATACGCCGAAGGCTTCTCGATATAGGTCTTATAGGCAACACAAAAGTTGAATGTATCGGCAAAAGTCCCTCGGGCGATCCTAAAGCATTTCTTATCCGCGGTGCGGTTATCGCCATTCGTTCGGAGGACTGCGAGGGTGTGCTTATAAAAAATATTTTCGGGGAGGGGTAA
- a CDS encoding ArsR/SmtB family transcription factor: protein MAKLTCDCEVIHQDVVNKVKEKMSDDSEYITLASLFKIFGDSTRIKILHALRQNEMCVCDIASLLKLTKSAVSHQLKALRLANLVKYRKEAQIVYYSLADTHVEKILDIGIEHLRE from the coding sequence ATGGCAAAGCTTACTTGCGATTGTGAAGTTATTCATCAGGATGTCGTGAATAAGGTTAAAGAAAAAATGTCGGACGACAGTGAATACATCACGCTTGCGTCGCTTTTTAAAATTTTCGGAGACAGTACGCGTATTAAAATTTTGCACGCGTTAAGGCAAAATGAAATGTGCGTATGCGATATAGCAAGCCTTTTAAAGCTTACAAAATCGGCAGTTTCGCACCAGCTTAAAGCGCTTCGATTGGCAAATCTTGTCAAATACCGCAAAGAGGCGCAGATTGTTTACTATTCGCTTGCTGATACGCACGTTGAAAAGATTCTTGATATAGGAATTGAGCATTTGCGCGAATAG
- a CDS encoding calcium/sodium antiporter, producing MYTVLVFLLFALGLVLIIKGGDYFVDSAVWIAGVSGIPKFIIGATVVSIATTMPELIVSLMAAVEGKVDIAIGNAIGSVTANTGIILAFSIMLAPFAIRAKDYSLKTFLLIFAVLSLYIFSLTGKLSVIGCIILALIFAIFTYETLKSAKNEQSDERTVISSKKEVKINVIKFIGGCLGIIIGARLLVDNGTVIAQILHVPDSIISVTMIAIGTSLPELITAITAIRKKQGALSAGNIVGANIIDTTLILPVCSLVAGKPLTVPAQALKFDFPVCLIINALIFIPAVMRSKFSRSQGILAFALYIAYVVAIVMFM from the coding sequence ATGTATACTGTTTTGGTGTTTTTGCTTTTTGCGCTCGGACTTGTGCTCATAATCAAAGGCGGTGACTATTTCGTCGATTCGGCGGTGTGGATTGCCGGTGTGTCGGGCATACCGAAATTTATAATCGGCGCGACGGTAGTTAGCATTGCAACAACAATGCCAGAACTTATTGTATCGCTTATGGCGGCGGTCGAGGGAAAAGTTGACATTGCAATCGGCAATGCAATCGGCTCTGTAACCGCAAACACAGGAATAATTCTTGCGTTTTCTATAATGCTCGCGCCGTTTGCAATACGCGCAAAAGACTATTCGCTCAAAACCTTTCTTTTAATTTTTGCGGTTTTGTCGCTCTACATTTTTTCGCTGACGGGAAAGCTTTCAGTTATCGGGTGCATAATTCTCGCACTGATATTCGCAATATTTACATATGAAACTTTAAAAAGCGCGAAAAACGAACAGTCGGACGAGCGCACCGTTATATCGTCAAAAAAAGAAGTAAAAATCAATGTTATAAAATTTATCGGCGGTTGCCTGGGAATAATCATCGGCGCGCGTCTTTTGGTTGACAACGGCACGGTTATCGCGCAAATTCTGCACGTTCCCGACAGCATAATTTCGGTTACAATGATTGCAATAGGCACTTCACTGCCCGAGCTTATCACGGCAATTACCGCGATACGCAAAAAGCAGGGCGCGCTTTCCGCAGGAAATATCGTCGGCGCGAATATCATAGACACAACACTGATTCTGCCCGTTTGCTCACTCGTGGCAGGCAAACCGCTCACCGTGCCGGCACAGGCGCTGAAATTCGATTTTCCCGTCTGTCTTATAATCAACGCACTGATTTTCATTCCTGCCGTTATGAGGTCGAAATTTTCGCGCAGTCAAGGTATTTTGGCATTTGCGTTATACATTGCATACGTCGTTGCCATTGTAATGTTTATGTAA
- a CDS encoding metal-dependent transcriptional regulator: MKIQESAENYLESILIIKGKKGSVRSIDIANELNFTKPSVSVAMKHFREEGYITMSADGLIELTDKGLEIAERIYERHQVIARALMVLGVDEATAYVDSCKIEHDISDITFSKIKEHLAKHEGK, encoded by the coding sequence GTGAAAATACAAGAATCTGCCGAGAATTATCTCGAATCAATTTTAATTATCAAAGGCAAAAAAGGCAGTGTGCGCAGTATCGACATTGCAAATGAGCTGAATTTTACAAAGCCGAGCGTGTCGGTTGCTATGAAGCATTTTCGTGAGGAGGGCTATATCACGATGAGCGCCGACGGTTTGATTGAGCTTACCGATAAAGGTCTTGAAATTGCCGAGCGCATTTATGAACGTCATCAGGTAATTGCAAGGGCACTTATGGTGCTTGGTGTTGACGAGGCGACCGCCTATGTGGACAGCTGCAAAATAGAGCACGATATCAGCGATATCACTTTTTCGAAAATAAAAGAACATTTGGCAAAGCACGAAGGCAAATGA
- the pnuC gene encoding nicotinamide riboside transporter PnuC yields MKYFTKSELALWLGSMLAIVVSNIFIGEFAPVSLAASLIGVTALIYTAKGNPIGQGLMIVFCLIYTYVSYTFSYYGEMLTYAVMSLPMAVFSFIVWIRNPFHGNKSEVSVNEGITCREYIFMFILSIAVTALFYFVLKFFNTANIAPSTISVTTSFLAIYLTFRRSPLYALAYAANDIVLIVLWTLAAFKDASYFSVVICFAAFFANDIYGYMNWKRISARQCAE; encoded by the coding sequence ATGAAATACTTTACAAAAAGCGAACTTGCTTTATGGCTCGGCTCAATGCTTGCAATCGTTGTGTCAAATATATTTATCGGCGAATTTGCGCCCGTGTCGCTTGCCGCGTCGCTTATCGGCGTGACGGCACTTATTTACACGGCAAAAGGAAATCCGATAGGACAGGGGCTTATGATAGTTTTTTGCCTTATATACACGTATGTTTCGTACACATTTTCGTATTACGGCGAGATGCTGACATATGCCGTGATGTCGCTTCCTATGGCGGTTTTCTCGTTCATTGTGTGGATTAGAAATCCGTTTCACGGGAATAAATCGGAGGTCAGCGTAAACGAGGGCATAACGTGCAGAGAATATATTTTTATGTTCATATTATCCATAGCGGTGACGGCGCTTTTCTACTTCGTGCTCAAATTTTTCAACACTGCGAATATCGCACCGAGTACCATTTCGGTTACAACAAGCTTTCTGGCGATATATCTTACATTTAGGCGCAGTCCGCTTTATGCTCTGGCATATGCGGCGAACGACATTGTTTTAATTGTTCTGTGGACGCTTGCGGCGTTTAAAGATGCGTCGTATTTTTCGGTTGTGATATGTTTTGCGGCATTTTTTGCAAACGATATTTACGGTTATATGAACTGGAAAAGAATATCTGCACGGCAATGCGCGGAATAA
- a CDS encoding sugar phosphate isomerase/epimerase family protein: MKLGVFSPVFNNRTLEEALEFMKEHGGQAIELGTGGFPGTAHINPDELLADEKKLNDTLDLLKKYDIEIAAFSCHGNPVHPDKEIAAKFHSDFEKTCKLAQKANVHTIVTFSGCPGGSKDDKTPNWVTCPWPNDFSDILKYQWDEVLIPYWKKAAEYAKQYGIEKIAFEMHPGFCVYNPATLLKLREAVGDIIGANFDPSHLIWQGIDPVYAIRALKGAIYHFHAKDTKIDPINTKTNGVLDTKSYADEINRSWIFRSVGYGNDYAYWKDMISALRLCGYDGVISIEHEDSLMTPDEGLIKAMDFLKDVLIYESKGDMWWI; this comes from the coding sequence ATGAAACTTGGTGTGTTTTCACCTGTGTTTAACAACAGAACGCTCGAAGAAGCGCTTGAATTTATGAAAGAGCACGGCGGTCAGGCTATTGAGCTTGGGACGGGCGGTTTTCCCGGCACGGCGCATATCAATCCCGATGAGCTTTTGGCAGATGAGAAAAAACTTAACGATACACTTGACCTTTTGAAAAAATACGATATTGAAATCGCGGCATTCAGCTGTCACGGCAATCCCGTGCACCCCGATAAGGAAATCGCGGCAAAATTCCACTCGGATTTTGAGAAAACCTGCAAGCTTGCTCAAAAAGCAAACGTACATACAATAGTTACGTTTTCGGGTTGTCCCGGCGGAAGCAAGGACGACAAGACACCCAACTGGGTTACATGTCCTTGGCCGAACGATTTTTCGGATATATTAAAATATCAGTGGGACGAAGTGCTTATTCCGTATTGGAAAAAAGCGGCGGAATATGCAAAGCAGTACGGCATTGAAAAAATCGCGTTTGAAATGCACCCCGGTTTTTGCGTATACAACCCTGCAACGCTTTTGAAACTCCGCGAGGCGGTGGGCGATATTATCGGCGCAAACTTTGATCCGAGCCATCTTATCTGGCAGGGAATTGACCCTGTTTATGCGATAAGAGCGCTCAAAGGCGCAATTTATCATTTCCACGCGAAAGACACGAAAATCGACCCGATTAACACAAAAACAAACGGCGTTCTCGATACAAAATCGTACGCGGACGAAATCAACCGTTCGTGGATTTTCCGTTCGGTGGGCTACGGCAACGATTACGCGTACTGGAAAGATATGATAAGCGCACTCCGTCTTTGCGGTTACGACGGCGTTATCAGCATTGAGCACGAGGACAGCCTTATGACACCTGACGAGGGACTTATCAAGGCTATGGATTTCCTCAAAGATGTTTTGATTTACGAGTCCAAGGGCGATATGTGGTGGATTTAG
- a CDS encoding SAM-dependent methyltransferase, producing the protein MKYELSKKYCTENLMKKIMGPNPIKLEEELMQGHKIKKGAVVCDLGSGQGLTSVFLAKEYGFKVYASDLWSDPDENQKFFAEMGLTKNEIIAVKADAENLDFDKNFFDAVVSTDSYNYFGRNEKYLDEKLLPYVKNGGYIYISIPGMKKDCHDNLPKELLLSWTPEQLEYMHDVEYWKNIVSQCKGADVIEVSEMESNDEVWADWLKQENEYAVGDRKSMEAGGGKYLNFIKIVLQKR; encoded by the coding sequence ATGAAATATGAATTAAGCAAAAAATATTGCACAGAAAATCTTATGAAAAAAATTATGGGTCCGAACCCGATAAAGCTTGAAGAGGAGCTTATGCAGGGTCACAAAATCAAAAAAGGCGCAGTCGTCTGCGACCTCGGAAGCGGGCAGGGGCTTACGTCGGTATTTCTTGCAAAGGAATACGGTTTTAAGGTTTACGCGTCTGACCTTTGGAGCGACCCTGACGAAAATCAGAAGTTTTTCGCCGAAATGGGACTTACAAAAAACGAAATTATTGCCGTTAAAGCGGACGCTGAAAATCTCGATTTTGACAAAAACTTTTTTGACGCGGTAGTTTCTACCGATTCGTATAATTATTTCGGACGAAATGAGAAATATCTTGACGAAAAGCTTTTGCCGTATGTGAAAAACGGGGGATACATTTATATTTCAATTCCGGGTATGAAAAAAGACTGCCACGATAATCTGCCGAAAGAACTGCTTTTATCGTGGACGCCGGAACAGCTTGAATATATGCACGATGTTGAGTATTGGAAAAATATTGTATCGCAGTGTAAGGGCGCCGATGTTATAGAAGTGAGCGAAATGGAGTCGAACGACGAAGTGTGGGCAGACTGGCTCAAACAGGAAAACGAATATGCGGTCGGCGACAGAAAGTCTATGGAGGCAGGCGGAGGAAAGTATCTTAATTTCATAAAAATCGTACTGCAAAAAAGATAA
- a CDS encoding YveK family protein: MNTNKEYSIFDIINMALQRWWIVACCMIIGGSAMYIFSYYVSKPVYQSVGTLYISNVNKTNQQRPTDEISLNEIVTSQELLKSSVEVLNTSKFYSHVKEVSKLPYSPAKLKGMVTMAARNETEILEITVKSDSPKTSYILLETVISLAKEEIEWVVEGGSIKPLDHASYSSDYLPRNIGRNSLLGALVGALAGVGLIFILELIDTRIKSSNDLSENYSYYILGEIPSIAD; the protein is encoded by the coding sequence TTGAATACAAATAAGGAATACAGCATTTTTGACATAATCAATATGGCTCTTCAGCGCTGGTGGATTGTTGCCTGCTGTATGATAATCGGCGGTTCGGCAATGTATATTTTTTCGTATTACGTTTCAAAACCCGTTTATCAGTCTGTGGGAACGCTCTACATAAGCAACGTTAACAAAACCAATCAGCAAAGGCCGACCGATGAGATCAGCCTTAATGAAATTGTAACATCACAGGAACTTTTGAAATCGTCGGTTGAGGTTTTGAACACAAGCAAATTCTATTCACACGTAAAAGAAGTTTCAAAACTCCCCTATTCGCCGGCAAAATTAAAAGGTATGGTTACAATGGCGGCGCGCAACGAAACGGAAATTTTGGAAATCACGGTTAAATCCGACTCGCCGAAAACCTCATATATTCTCCTTGAAACGGTAATTTCGCTCGCAAAAGAAGAAATTGAATGGGTTGTTGAGGGCGGTTCGATAAAACCGCTTGACCACGCAAGCTATTCAAGTGATTATCTCCCGAGAAATATCGGCAGAAACTCGCTTTTGGGCGCTCTTGTGGGCGCACTCGCGGGTGTTGGACTTATATTTATTCTTGAACTTATAGACACAAGAATTAAATCGTCGAACGACTTGTCGGAAAATTACAGTTACTATATTCTCGGAGAAATCCCGTCGATTGCAGACTGA
- a CDS encoding heavy metal translocating P-type ATPase, producing MQRIYFLKGLDCPHCSAKIENDAGKIDGISLSRVNLMEQTLTLDSDKFLNSIDDEVEKIVHKYEPDVEVSIYDSSAHSHSHGAHTHGEESRSEDEEDLKPRIIRIAIGAVIYGAAVVSSKFINNIYFEIISLAAAFLILGGDVLLRAVKNILRGQVFDENFLMSVSSIGAFCIGSYTEAVAVMLLYQLGELFQDMAVGKSRKSIASLMDIRPDSANVIRDGKVVTVSPEDVKIGETIIVKPGEKVPLDGFVIEGKTMLDTMALTGESVPRSANVGDEALSGCINETGVIKIEVTKSFSESTVSKILSLIQNASSKKAPSENFITKFARYYTPVVVILAALIAVIFPLTIGGGFVKWVRQAFVFLVISCPCALVISIPLSFFGGIGSAARNGILVKGSNYLEALSKLDTLVLDKTGTLTEGVFAVREVLPAKDFSENDVLFASAYAESYSNHPIAQSIKSHFGEKINESIISDYTEISGKGISVKINGSEILAGNMRLMDEFNIKCEKCDKAGTVIYVASDGKYIGCIVISDKIKKDSASALENLRKMGVDNIIMLTGDNEKTASSVAEKLKIKKYFASLLPQDKVAKFEEIVSGKKTNGTTAFVGDGINDAPTLARADIGIAMGALGSDAAIEAADVVLMTDEVSLIAKAVKTAKYTKRIVTQNIVMSLGIKLLFLILGIFGIATMWEAIFSDVGVMMLAVLNSMRVLKK from the coding sequence ATGCAAAGAATATATTTCTTAAAAGGTCTTGATTGTCCACATTGCTCGGCAAAAATCGAAAATGACGCCGGAAAGATTGACGGTATTTCGCTTTCAAGAGTTAATCTTATGGAACAGACTTTAACTCTTGATTCGGATAAATTCTTAAATTCGATTGATGACGAGGTTGAAAAAATCGTCCATAAATATGAGCCGGACGTTGAAGTGAGCATTTACGACAGCAGTGCGCACAGTCACTCGCACGGCGCGCATACGCACGGCGAAGAGAGCCGCAGCGAGGACGAAGAAGATTTAAAACCGCGCATAATCCGAATTGCGATAGGAGCGGTAATTTACGGTGCTGCGGTTGTTTCGTCAAAGTTTATAAACAACATATATTTTGAAATTATTTCGCTTGCGGCGGCGTTTCTCATTTTGGGCGGCGACGTTTTGCTCCGCGCGGTAAAGAACATATTAAGGGGTCAGGTATTTGACGAAAACTTTCTTATGAGCGTTTCGAGCATCGGCGCGTTTTGCATCGGCAGTTACACCGAGGCGGTCGCGGTTATGCTTTTGTATCAGCTCGGTGAGCTTTTTCAGGATATGGCGGTCGGAAAATCGCGCAAATCCATTGCAAGCCTTATGGATATACGCCCCGACAGTGCGAATGTTATCCGTGACGGCAAGGTTGTGACGGTTTCGCCCGAAGATGTGAAAATAGGCGAAACGATTATAGTTAAACCGGGTGAAAAAGTTCCGCTCGACGGATTTGTTATTGAGGGCAAAACGATGCTTGACACAATGGCGCTTACCGGCGAATCAGTTCCGAGAAGCGCAAATGTCGGCGACGAGGCGCTGTCAGGCTGTATAAACGAAACGGGCGTTATAAAAATCGAGGTTACAAAATCTTTCTCCGAAAGTACTGTTTCAAAGATTTTGTCGCTTATTCAAAACGCGTCGTCCAAAAAAGCACCGTCCGAGAATTTCATCACAAAATTTGCACGTTACTACACACCTGTTGTCGTAATTTTGGCGGCGCTTATAGCAGTCATTTTCCCGTTGACAATCGGCGGCGGATTTGTTAAATGGGTTCGTCAGGCGTTTGTATTTCTGGTAATTTCCTGCCCGTGTGCGCTAGTAATTTCAATACCGCTTTCGTTCTTCGGCGGAATAGGCTCGGCGGCACGTAACGGAATACTTGTAAAAGGAAGCAACTATCTTGAGGCGTTGAGCAAACTCGATACGCTCGTACTCGACAAAACCGGCACGCTTACAGAGGGAGTTTTTGCGGTGCGCGAGGTACTGCCTGCAAAAGATTTCTCGGAAAACGACGTTCTCTTTGCGTCGGCATATGCCGAGAGCTACTCAAACCACCCGATAGCGCAGTCGATTAAGTCGCATTTCGGCGAAAAAATCAATGAAAGCATTATAAGCGACTACACCGAAATTTCGGGCAAAGGCATATCGGTAAAAATCAACGGCAGTGAGATTTTGGCAGGCAATATGCGTCTTATGGACGAATTTAACATCAAATGCGAAAAATGCGATAAGGCGGGTACGGTTATATACGTTGCAAGCGACGGAAAATATATCGGCTGTATTGTAATTTCGGACAAAATCAAAAAAGACAGCGCATCGGCACTTGAAAATCTGCGCAAAATGGGCGTTGATAACATAATTATGCTTACCGGCGACAACGAAAAAACTGCATCTTCGGTTGCGGAAAAACTCAAAATTAAGAAGTATTTTGCGTCGCTTTTACCGCAGGATAAGGTTGCAAAATTTGAAGAAATAGTATCGGGCAAGAAAACAAACGGCACTACGGCATTTGTCGGCGACGGAATTAACGACGCACCTACGCTTGCAAGGGCGGATATCGGCATTGCAATGGGGGCGCTCGGCTCGGACGCGGCAATCGAGGCGGCAGACGTTGTGCTTATGACCGATGAGGTTTCGCTTATTGCGAAAGCGGTTAAAACGGCGAAATATACAAAAAGAATTGTTACACAGAACATTGTTATGTCGCTCGGAATTAAACTTTTGTTCTTAATTCTCGGTATTTTCGGAATTGCCACAATGTGGGAGGCAATTTTCAGCGACGTCGGCGTTATGATGCTCGCCGTGCTTAATTCAATGCGCGTTTTAAAAAAATAA
- a CDS encoding ABC transporter ATP-binding protein: protein MLKIENIEVCYGFIKAIKGVSFEVEKGEIIALIGSNGAGKTTILHTITGLISPKSGTITFEGKDLTKTPAHKILGMGMAHVPEGRRIFQELTVFENLKLGAYILRDKKQIEKNLEYVYEHFPRLKERKNQLAGTLSGGEQQMLAMGRALMSNPKIILMDEPSMGLSPILVSEIFQIIKEVSQDGTTVLLVEQNAKKALTIADRAYVLETGNITLSGKAKDLLADDRIKKAYLGE, encoded by the coding sequence ATGCTTAAAATTGAAAACATTGAAGTTTGCTACGGCTTTATTAAAGCAATAAAGGGTGTATCCTTTGAGGTTGAAAAAGGCGAGATTATCGCGCTTATCGGTTCAAACGGCGCAGGTAAAACAACCATTTTGCACACTATTACAGGTCTTATTTCGCCGAAATCGGGCACCATCACATTCGAGGGCAAGGATTTGACAAAAACTCCGGCGCATAAAATTCTCGGTATGGGTATGGCACACGTTCCCGAGGGCAGACGTATTTTCCAGGAACTTACCGTTTTTGAAAACTTAAAACTCGGCGCATATATTTTGCGCGATAAAAAACAGATTGAAAAAAATCTTGAATATGTTTACGAACATTTTCCGCGTTTGAAAGAAAGAAAAAATCAGCTTGCAGGTACTCTTTCTGGCGGTGAACAGCAGATGCTCGCGATGGGCAGAGCGCTTATGTCCAACCCGAAAATTATCCTTATGGACGAACCGTCAATGGGACTTTCGCCGATTTTGGTATCGGAAATTTTCCAGATTATCAAAGAGGTGTCGCAGGACGGCACAACCGTTCTTTTGGTTGAGCAGAACGCGAAAAAGGCGCTTACAATCGCCGACAGAGCATATGTTCTCGAAACCGGTAATATCACTCTTTCCGGCAAGGCAAAGGATTTGCTTGCCGACGACAGGATTAAAAAAGCGTATCTCGGCGAATAA